The window TGGAAACAGTATGCTTTTTTAATTGAAAATAAAATATATTTGTGAGATTGAATGCTCTTGTGTATACTTGTATTAAGTAATTATATTGTTTATTTATTACCCCAATTTCATAATTTATTTTAAAAAATGCAAAAATTCAGGAGGTAGTACGATGCAGAAAGTAATCCCACATTTATGGTACGACAAAGAAGCAGTTGAAGCGGCCCAATGGTATGTAGAACTTTTTGAGAATTCAAGAATCCTTCGTACCGGCATAATCCGTGACACTCCGTCAGGAGATACGCAGACCGTTGAGTTTCAGCTTGCGGGCATGAGGTTTTCTGCCATCAGCGCAGGACCTTATTTTACCCTCAACCCCTCGATTTCACTTATGGTAGCCTGCTCCGGTCCGGAAGAGGTGGACAGGCTGCATTCCCATTTATCAACAGGTGGAATGGAGCTCATGCCTTTGGGAGAGTATCCCTTCAGCAAACGTTATGCCTGGCTCCAGGATAAATATGGCTTAAGCTGGCAGCTCATGCTGGTTGAGAACATGGAAGAGCATCAAAGGATCAGGCTTTCCTTTCTGTTTTCAGGAGACGCATGCGGAAAAGCGGAAGAAGCCCTGAATTACTACCTTTCCGTTTTCCAGGGTTCCACAAAAGGATACGTAAACCATTTTCAGGCAGGGGAGGCTATGGATAAAAGGGCAAAGATAAACTACAGCGAGCTGAATATTCAGGGGCACCAGATGATTGCCATGGATCATGGATATGGCGGGGATTTTACGTTTAATGAAGCATTCTCCCTTATGATCCCTTGTGCAAACCAGGCGGAAATCGATTATTTCTGGGATAAGCTTTCCTTTGTTCCTGAGTCCGAGCAATGCGGCTGGGTAAAAGACCAGTTTGGCTTATCATGGCAGATCGTACCTGAGAACCTGGATGACGTTATGGCCAAAGGAACCGAAGAAGAAGTGAAACGAATCACAGAGGCATTTTTAAAAATGAAAAAGCTGGATATCGCTGCTCTTGAAAAGGCGTGGTCAGGAGAATGACAAGCAGGCTGCGAATATCCGGTTGACAATATTGTTCTTGACAATTAGTCAGTGCTGAGTATAATTATAGTCAGGACTGACTAATTTGTTATTCAGAAAGGTGAATGGTATGATCCCACTTTATATTCTCGGTTTACTTCAAAGATTCGGCCCACAGCACGGATACCAGATTAAAAAAATCATTGCAGAGCAGCTTTCCGACTTTACGCAGATCAAACTTCCCACCATTTATTATCATCTGGAAAAAATGGAGGTGGACGGCCTGCTTTCCGCAAACAGGGAAAAGCCCGGCGGCAGGCCGGAAAAAACCATCTATTCCATTACGGAGAAAGGAATCCTGGCATTTAAGAACATGATTGCAGGACTGCTTGAATTTGAGTACCGGCCTACCTTTCCTTCAGACGGCGTTTTTTACTTTGCCGATTATATTGAAAAGGCAGAGCTTGTAAGCCATTTGGCGGATTATATGGATAAACTGAAGGCATCCCTGTCCAATATTAAAAAGCACAGGGAAGAAACCATGCATGTTGTTCCGGATGAGGACAGAGAAATGGTCCACATCATATTCAGCCATCATGAACACCATTTTCAGGCAGAGCTGGACTGGGCGGAAGAATCACTGAATCGTTTGAATTTATAGGGGAGGTATTATGAAAAAGCAAAGGATCATAGAAACACAGGAAGGCATTCAGGATAAACTGACTGTTGAAATTTTCGACGATTTTGCCAGGATCATGCGGGATAAAGGCTGGAACAATGTGGACAGCTTTATCAGAGCAGGAATCACAAAGGGAAAGGTTTTAGAGATCGGTCCGGGACCCGGATATGTTGGCCTTGAGTGGTTAAAAAGGTTTCCTGATGCAGCTCTTACGGGATGTGAAATAAGCCGGGAAATGATCAGGCTTGCGGAGAAAAATGCAAGGGATTATGGTTTTGAAAACCGGGCAGGCTACGTGGAAGGCAATTGCATGGAGATGCCCTTTTCAGACAATTCCTTTGATGCTGTTTTTTCCAACGGGTCGCTTCATGAATGGGAGGATCCCATAAAGGTGTTCCATGAAATACACAGGGTCTTAAAGCCGGGAGGACTTTTTTGCATCACAGACATGCGGCGGGATGTGAACCCTCTGATCAAATGGCTTATTTATTTTTCAACCAGGCCAAAGGCCATACGTCCGGGGTTTTTAACCTCTTACAATGCAGCCTATACCGGTGATGAGATTAAAACACTGCTTGGTCAGTCGGAATTAAAGTCTGCCGCCGTAAGCAAAGAATTTTTCGGCTTATGCATATCAGGAAAGAAAGCTGTTATATGACAGGAGCAAGGCCGGATTGATACAGGGTATGACATAGAAAGAGAGAAAGGTGATTGTGCATGAAGAACAGTCGCCTTTCTCTCTACCTTAATTGTAACACATAGAATTACCAACAACAAGACTGTTTTTCTGATTCCGGTTGTGCTAGACTTTTTGAATGGCAGTTTAGGAAATGGATTTTCTGCCGATTCTAAAAGAGAGGTGGTATTTGTTATGGAAAATAGTAAAATGGAATTAGAACTTGAAAATATCAGGTTGGAACAAACCATAGCCTTGGCCAGGGAACAGCTGGATCAGGCGAGGGAGCGCAATGAGGAAAACAAGTCGGCCATTATTTCTGCCAAGCAAGAGCTGCGGGAGAATACTTCACACTCCATATCAGACCTCTGGAGCAGTGAAGGCTTTGAGGCCCTTGCAGCCCTGAATCAGTATGCAAATCCCATTACAGATAAAATCGCAGATTATGAAGCGGTAGAAAATAAGATCGCACTGCTGGAGAACATGATCCAGAGCCCGTACTTTGCACGGATCGATTTTAGGTTCGAGGATGAGGATACATTTGAAAAAATCTATATAGGACGTTCTTCCTTAAAGAAAGACAATACAAACGAGTTCTATATTTATGACTGGAGATCCCCCATTGCAAGCGTATTTTACCGCTTTGTCCTGGGGCAGGCTTTTTATGATGCTCCTGGGGGAAGGATAACAGGAGAAGTTAATTTAAAGCGCCAGTATGAAATCAGCAAAGGGAAGCTGGAATATTTCTTTGACGCCGATGTGCAGATCGTAGATGAATTCTTAAGGAAGCTTTTGTCGCAAAATACTTCTCCCAAAATGAAGACCATTGTAGAAACCATTCAAAGGGAGCAGGATATTGTTATAAGGGATATGGAAAATGATTTAATGATGGTGCAGGGAGTGGCAGGCAGCGGGAAGACGTCCATTGCCCTTCACAGGGCCGCGTACCTTATGTACCAGGGACTTACCTCCAGGCTGTCTGCTGATAATATCCTGATCATTTCGCCAAACACGTTATTTGAGCAGTACATTTCCAATGTGCTGCCTGAACTTGGAGAAGATCATGTGGTTTCTGTGGTGTTTGAAGATATCATTGCTTTGTCTTTAAAGAATGAACAGGTGCAGACAAGAAATCAGTTTTTGGAAAACCTGATTTCAAATTCAAAATACAGGGATATGATAAAAAGCACCATGGAGTTCAAGACTTCCCGTCAGTTTCTGGAAATATTGGACCGTTTTATTGATGACCTTCCCCATAAATGGATGGATTTCAAGGATGTAATCTATGATGGGAAGTGCATCATAAGCAAAGAAATGCTGAAAGAAAAGGTATTATCCGGAAGAAATGAGACTCTTTTGGGTGTGAGGCTGAAACTGATAGAGGAATATATTCTGGAGCTGATCAGTGAGTCCAAGAAATACCGTATGAAAAAGCCGGAAAAGCTTCTGATAAAGGAAGAAATGCTGAAATTCATGGAACTTGACGTGAAGGCTGTGTATAGAAAACTGTTTCATGATAAAGAATATTTCTACAGCCTGGCAGAAGGTGTGGAGCTTCCCGGCGGCATGGATGATATTTTGGCTTTTACACAGGAAAATCTGGATACTTTTCTGCTGTACTATGACGATGCAACTGTCCTCACCTATTTGAATTTGAGGATAAACGGAGTCAACGAATACAAAACCATAAAACAGGTAGTCATTGATGAAGCTCAGGATTATTATCCTCTCCATTTTGAAATATTCAATTTACTGTTCCCAAAAGCGAAATTCACCATTCTGGGAGATATTAACCAGACCCTTGAGAAAAAGGAAGATTTATCCTTATACCAACAGATCAGGAAAATCTTTCATAAGAAAAAGTCTTCCCTTGTGACCATGGACAAAAGCTTCCGCTGTACAAATGAGATTTTAAACTATGGTTTAAGATTCCTTGAGGGAAGTACGGAAATAAAGAGCTTCAACCGAAAAGGAGATGAGCCGAAGCTATATACAGCCGAAGACCAATTGTCATTTCATAATATGATCGTTTCGGAGGTTAGATCCTGTATAGAAGCAGGCTGCCAGTCCATTGGGCTGATCTGTAAAACAGAAAAAAATGCCCTTGATTTGTTTAAGCGTTTAAAGGACAAAGCTGATGTTCATTTAGTGAAAAACGGGGAGACGGCAGATTTGCAGGGTGTATTTATCATGCCTGTATATATGTCCAAGGGACTTGAGTTTGATGCCGTCTTAATATGCGATGTCAACGGGGAAAATTATTACAGTGAAGATGATAAAAAGCTTTTATACATCTCGTGTACAAGGGCGCTTCACAGACTCAGCCTGTTTTCCATGGGAGAGGCCAGTCCGCTGCTTGCTGAAAAGGAATTGTAAGGAGGTAATATCCATGTCAAATGAAGAACTGCTTCACATACTGAAAAAACGGTTTGAGGAAAACATGAACCGTCATAAAGATCTTAAGTGGGAAAACGTGCAGGAAAGACTGGAGGGGAATGTTAAAAAGCTCTGGTCGCTGAATGAGATGGAAAGAACCGGCGGGGAACCGGATGTGATTGCCTTAGATGAGGCAGCAGGTGAATACATTTTTTGTGACTGTTCAGATGAAAGCCCCAAAGGCCGCAGAAGCATCTGCTATGACCGGGAAGGACAGGAGGAGAGGGAGCGGAAAGGGGTGTACCCGGAAGGCAGTGCCGTGGGTATGGCGGCTGATATGGGGATTGAACTGTTAACAGAAGAACAATACAGGGAGCTGCAGAAGCTTGGGAATTTTGACAGGAAGACATCCAGCTGGGTGAAGACGCCTTCTGATATCAGAAAGCTGGGCGGCGCCGTCTTTGCCGACTTCCGCTACGGTCATGTTTTCCTGTACCACAATGGCGCGTCCAGCTTTTACAGCAGCAGGGCGTTCCGCGGTTTGCTGAGGGTTTGACAGACATGGGTGAAAAGAGGTATCTGGTTTTGCCCCATCAGGAACTGATCAGAAAAAACAGTTTCTCATTGCCGAAAAGGCCGGTAAGCTATATAATCATTACTGATCGGCAGTAAATTTTGTGAGGTAGAATATTATGAACCAAATAATTATGTTGGATATCAATTTTCAGTATGGGAATGAAAACCGGACCATTCATCCGGTTTTATTATTAAGCTCCAGTGAAGTCGTTTTGGTGGATTGCGGATATCCCGGTTTCCTGCCGTTGTTAGAGACTGAGATGAGATCAAAGGGAATTGATCCAGGCACTTTAACGAAAGTCCTGATCACTCACCATGATGATGACCACATGGGAGCCTTATATGAATTAAAGGAAAAATATCCGGATGTGGAGGTTGTGGCAGGCGCTGAGGAAAGCAGGTATATTTCCGGTGAGAGAAAATCTCTGCGCTTATTGCAGGCGGAAGAAATGCTGAATGTGCTGCCGGAAGAGCAAAAGTCCTTTGGAATCCAATTCTGTGAATCTTTAAGAAAGGTCAGGCCCGTTCCAGTGGATCGGACGGTCAAGGACGGAGATCATTTTGACTGGGCCGGAGGCTGTGAGATTCTGGATACTTCAGGCCATATGCCGGGTCATATTTCCTTATATTTAAAAGAGAGCCATTCCGTTATTACAGGAGACGCCGCAGTCTTGAATGACGGCCGGCTGGTTATCGCAAACCCTCAGTATACCCTGGACCTACATAAGGCCAAGGCTTCTCTTAAAAGGCTCATATCCCTGGACGCGGACCGTTATTATTGTTATCATGGAGGGATATTTGAAGGCCGGAAAAAGTGATCTAAGCAGGAGGCTGTGTTTATTTACAGGTGATCATCACCAATAAACACAGCCTCTTTTTTGTGTGAAAATAGGAAGTACAGGCCTTGTTATAAAATTAACAGGAACTGTTCCCTGCAATATGCTGCAAATGAGTATGTGTTGAAAAATGTCGAATTTTGTGGTAAATTATAGGAAATTAAGAAAGTATGACAGGATATTTAACTGAATCAAATGAGTGGCGAAGCGGATTGGGAATATCCGCGTGACCATGAAAAGAATCTGGAAATAGTGGGGCATCAGAAGCAGCTTTGCCGACAAGTTGTATATCCGAAGCAACTGTCAGAACAATACTAAGAAGTGTGTATCGCAAACTTGGTATTCATTCAAAAACTGAGCTGGATACAAAGGAATTCTGACAGAAAACTTTAATATACTGCATAATGGAGTATGAGGGAAAAAGTAATCTGCTGTATTCTTGATCATAGCAGATTATTTTTTTATTCATAGAAAAGAATGCTGGTTACGGAAAAATGGACCGGCACTGAGGGGGGCTGTGATGAGAAATAAATATTCCAGATATATAGCCGTACAGACGGTAATTATGCTCACGATTTTCATGACGATTGTTTTTGTTCTCCTGCGTTCCCAGCAGGCGGAAAGCAATTATCTTCTTTCAAGCATCGGACAATCCGTGTCCTACTCTGTGCAGCAGCATATTGCCATAACGGAAGGCGTATTAACCTCCCTGGCTTATAATTATGAAATTGATGACCATATTGATAAGCGCAAGTTCGATATTCTGGCAGCCAGATATATGGAGGATAACCCGGACATCCTCTACATCCAGCATAAGGATAAAGCTACGGTCACAGATATGGTCTATCCTGATGTGTATGATTACACCCTGGGTGCTTCCCTTAGGGGGCGCCCGGAGGTGGAGGAAGCCCTTGAAAAAGCTATCAAAAACAGGACCACAACAGTCAACGATCCCTTTATTTTAAAGGATACCAAGGATCTGCTGGGGCTGGTAATACGGTATCCCCTTTATAAAGACAATGAGTTTAATGGATTTTTTATTGTGGTTTTTAACTTTAATACATATATGGATAAGGTGATCAAAGAGGCGATGCCGGATTCCTATCACATCAGCATTTTTAACCACAAGGGAGGGCTTATCTGGGGAGCTTCACCATGGAAGGACAGGGATTCCTATATCATCCGTATCCCGGTCATGGATACCTACTGGACCATGAAGCTGTCAAAGGAAGAAAGCAGCGTCAATGCCAACGGAGCGCTCATTGGCTTTATTTCCCTGCTGGTCCTGTTTCTTATGGGAATTCTCATTTATATGCAGATGGGACTTTTCAAAAAGGATGAAAACCTCCAGCATCTTGCAAGCCTGCACAAAGAACTGGAAAGGCTGAAGGAAAGCTACACCCTGGCTCTTGACAGTGCCAATGACGCGCTATGGGAGTGGAACCTCATAACCGATGAGATCATCACTTCCGACAAGTGGATCGACATCACCGGAAATGCATTAGAAGGCCATGGACTCGGTGCGGTCATACAGAAGGAGACCATCCATCAGGAGGATTATCAGGCAGTGCTGGATGCCTTTGATTCCTGCTTAAGAGGAGAGACCAGAGAGTTTCACCGGGAATACCGCATCAGGAGCAAGGATGGCACTTACACCTGGGTTTTAAACAAGGGAAAGGTCTATTTTGACGGGGAAGGCATTCCCAGCAAGGTGGCAGGGGCAGTGTCCAACATTGAAGAACGGAAACAAAGAGAATCAAAGATGGAATACATGGCATTTTATGATATGCTGACAGGACTTCCCAATAAGATGCAGTTTATGAGCACCCTTGAGGAAACCTTAGAAAGCATAGAGGAAACCATGTGCAGGGATTCTATCCTGATGATCGACCTGGATAATTTCAAGATCCACAATGACTTGCTTGGGCTGGATTTCTGTGATCGGCTGCTTAACCAGGTGGGCGGC of the Lacrimispora indolis DSM 755 genome contains:
- a CDS encoding class I SAM-dependent methyltransferase, whose protein sequence is MKKQRIIETQEGIQDKLTVEIFDDFARIMRDKGWNNVDSFIRAGITKGKVLEIGPGPGYVGLEWLKRFPDAALTGCEISREMIRLAEKNARDYGFENRAGYVEGNCMEMPFSDNSFDAVFSNGSLHEWEDPIKVFHEIHRVLKPGGLFCITDMRRDVNPLIKWLIYFSTRPKAIRPGFLTSYNAAYTGDEIKTLLGQSELKSAAVSKEFFGLCISGKKAVI
- a CDS encoding MBL fold metallo-hydrolase, whose protein sequence is MNQIIMLDINFQYGNENRTIHPVLLLSSSEVVLVDCGYPGFLPLLETEMRSKGIDPGTLTKVLITHHDDDHMGALYELKEKYPDVEVVAGAEESRYISGERKSLRLLQAEEMLNVLPEEQKSFGIQFCESLRKVRPVPVDRTVKDGDHFDWAGGCEILDTSGHMPGHISLYLKESHSVITGDAAVLNDGRLVIANPQYTLDLHKAKASLKRLISLDADRYYCYHGGIFEGRKK
- a CDS encoding DUF4256 domain-containing protein produces the protein MSNEELLHILKKRFEENMNRHKDLKWENVQERLEGNVKKLWSLNEMERTGGEPDVIALDEAAGEYIFCDCSDESPKGRRSICYDREGQEERERKGVYPEGSAVGMAADMGIELLTEEQYRELQKLGNFDRKTSSWVKTPSDIRKLGGAVFADFRYGHVFLYHNGASSFYSSRAFRGLLRV
- a CDS encoding VOC family protein; its protein translation is MQKVIPHLWYDKEAVEAAQWYVELFENSRILRTGIIRDTPSGDTQTVEFQLAGMRFSAISAGPYFTLNPSISLMVACSGPEEVDRLHSHLSTGGMELMPLGEYPFSKRYAWLQDKYGLSWQLMLVENMEEHQRIRLSFLFSGDACGKAEEALNYYLSVFQGSTKGYVNHFQAGEAMDKRAKINYSELNIQGHQMIAMDHGYGGDFTFNEAFSLMIPCANQAEIDYFWDKLSFVPESEQCGWVKDQFGLSWQIVPENLDDVMAKGTEEEVKRITEAFLKMKKLDIAALEKAWSGE
- a CDS encoding PadR family transcriptional regulator, with translation MIPLYILGLLQRFGPQHGYQIKKIIAEQLSDFTQIKLPTIYYHLEKMEVDGLLSANREKPGGRPEKTIYSITEKGILAFKNMIAGLLEFEYRPTFPSDGVFYFADYIEKAELVSHLADYMDKLKASLSNIKKHREETMHVVPDEDREMVHIIFSHHEHHFQAELDWAEESLNRLNL
- a CDS encoding HelD family protein codes for the protein MENSKMELELENIRLEQTIALAREQLDQARERNEENKSAIISAKQELRENTSHSISDLWSSEGFEALAALNQYANPITDKIADYEAVENKIALLENMIQSPYFARIDFRFEDEDTFEKIYIGRSSLKKDNTNEFYIYDWRSPIASVFYRFVLGQAFYDAPGGRITGEVNLKRQYEISKGKLEYFFDADVQIVDEFLRKLLSQNTSPKMKTIVETIQREQDIVIRDMENDLMMVQGVAGSGKTSIALHRAAYLMYQGLTSRLSADNILIISPNTLFEQYISNVLPELGEDHVVSVVFEDIIALSLKNEQVQTRNQFLENLISNSKYRDMIKSTMEFKTSRQFLEILDRFIDDLPHKWMDFKDVIYDGKCIISKEMLKEKVLSGRNETLLGVRLKLIEEYILELISESKKYRMKKPEKLLIKEEMLKFMELDVKAVYRKLFHDKEYFYSLAEGVELPGGMDDILAFTQENLDTFLLYYDDATVLTYLNLRINGVNEYKTIKQVVIDEAQDYYPLHFEIFNLLFPKAKFTILGDINQTLEKKEDLSLYQQIRKIFHKKKSSLVTMDKSFRCTNEILNYGLRFLEGSTEIKSFNRKGDEPKLYTAEDQLSFHNMIVSEVRSCIEAGCQSIGLICKTEKNALDLFKRLKDKADVHLVKNGETADLQGVFIMPVYMSKGLEFDAVLICDVNGENYYSEDDKKLLYISCTRALHRLSLFSMGEASPLLAEKEL
- a CDS encoding bifunctional diguanylate cyclase/phosphodiesterase; translated protein: MRNKYSRYIAVQTVIMLTIFMTIVFVLLRSQQAESNYLLSSIGQSVSYSVQQHIAITEGVLTSLAYNYEIDDHIDKRKFDILAARYMEDNPDILYIQHKDKATVTDMVYPDVYDYTLGASLRGRPEVEEALEKAIKNRTTTVNDPFILKDTKDLLGLVIRYPLYKDNEFNGFFIVVFNFNTYMDKVIKEAMPDSYHISIFNHKGGLIWGASPWKDRDSYIIRIPVMDTYWTMKLSKEESSVNANGALIGFISLLVLFLMGILIYMQMGLFKKDENLQHLASLHKELERLKESYTLALDSANDALWEWNLITDEIITSDKWIDITGNALEGHGLGAVIQKETIHQEDYQAVLDAFDSCLRGETREFHREYRIRSKDGTYTWVLNKGKVYFDGEGIPSKVAGAVSNIEERKQRESKMEYMAFYDMLTGLPNKMQFMSTLEETLESIEETMCRDSILMIDLDNFKIHNDLLGLDFCDRLLNQVGGRLSQILGQENTVARFGGDEFLILIRDHKDIRAVERLCQNILSIFDAPFVLMDKSVYLSVSIGVVHCLEAGQTANDVLRNADTALNKAKESGKNQYCIYDAQMHDEIIRKSNVEGCIREALAKDELLIYYQPQQDLLRNEIRGVEALARLYSEEMGMIPPLEFISVAEYTGLIIPLGNWILKNACMQGKAWIDSGCKFGKLSVNISVHQLRNENFYDLVKEVLNETQFPVSQLELEITESVLLEFSQNNIEILKKLRSLGVSIALDDFGTGYSSLNYLTVLPIDILKIDKSFLGKALESETEHQVIKSITELAHGLNLKVVSEGVETAEQKQILRDMGCDYIQGYYFAKPGDAETVEKWLKKGRIS